The genomic segment ATCAGCATCAAAGAGAAAAAAATTATGATGAAGAAACAGGAGAAGAATATATAGAAACTACGATAGAAGATATTAAAGAAGCCAATAAACTACTACAAGAGGTTCTCTTGAGAAAGTCAGATACCATTACAGGAGCGTGTAGAAACTATTTTGAGAAACTAAAAACTTACTTGAAAGAACATCAACAAACAACCTTTACCAATAAGCAAATTAGCATCCTATTACGAATCCCTTTATCCACTGTAAAACGCTATCATTTACAACTCATCAATACCCAAAGAATACAATTAAGAGAAAAAGACAAAACAGGCAGACACTTATATGAAATCACCAATTACGAAGAATACCAACAACTTAAAAAAACAATTGCAACAGTACTAGATGAAGCAATCCTACAATTATAAATACTGTTCTGTATTAACTCGCCAAAGCCCAGTAGCTTACCAGTAGCCCAGTAAGTAAATGAGCCACTAAAGAAACTAACAATCAACAATTTAAAAAGAAAGCTCACTAAAACAAGAAAAAGGCAACCAAGCAAAGTAAAAAATGAAACAATTAAAACTACAAAATACAAGCTACAAAGTATTATTACAATCATTTACAGAATGGTTAGACATCTTGGGTTATGCAGAAAGTACGCTTTACAACTTGCCAAATCATATCAAAGAATTTTTTTATTGGTTAGAGAAAAAGAATATAAATACATTAGAAAACATCCATACAGAAACTATAAAAGACTACTATCAACACTTACAATTACGTCCCAATGAAACCAGAGGAGGCAGTTTAAGTAAAGCCTATTTAAACAAGCATCAACAAGCATTAAAGAAGTTTAGAGAATATTTACAAAAGCACAATTACAAAGGGTTTAGAATCCACTTAAAAACAGAGAAAGACAGCAACCAAAAGCAAGTAGATATTTTAACACAAGAAGAAATTAAAGAACTATTTACAACCACAAATTACAGTCATCAAAGAGATAGTTTTAAGTTAAGAGATAAAGCATTATTAGTATTGTTTTATAGTTGTGGTTTACGAAGAAATGAGGTAGTTCATTTAGATGTGAGTGATGTACTGTTTGATAAGGAAAGAATCTATGTACGAAAAGGAAAGAATTACAAAGAGCGTTTTGTACCCATCAACAATTACAATAGTAGAATACTCGAAGATTACATTTTTGAAGCACGTCCAGAACTCAATATTTACAACAGTACAGAAGCATTATTTATAAGTCAACAAGGAAAGCGAATGCAAGGACAAAGTATGCTCAATAGATTAAAAGAAGTGATTAAAAAAACAGAAAATAAAGAGCTTCAAGAAAAACAAATCACACTCCACAGTTTACGTCATTCTATAGCAACACACTTATTACAGCAAGAAATACATATAGAAATCATCAGTAAGTTTTTAGGCCATAGTTCATTAGAAAGTACACAAATCT from the Polaribacter cellanae genome contains:
- a CDS encoding tyrosine-type recombinase/integrase translates to MKQLKLQNTSYKVLLQSFTEWLDILGYAESTLYNLPNHIKEFFYWLEKKNINTLENIHTETIKDYYQHLQLRPNETRGGSLSKAYLNKHQQALKKFREYLQKHNYKGFRIHLKTEKDSNQKQVDILTQEEIKELFTTTNYSHQRDSFKLRDKALLVLFYSCGLRRNEVVHLDVSDVLFDKERIYVRKGKNYKERFVPINNYNSRILEDYIFEARPELNIYNSTEALFISQQGKRMQGQSMLNRLKEVIKKTENKELQEKQITLHSLRHSIATHLLQQEIHIEIISKFLGHSSLESTQIYTHLVKQL